In one window of Enterobacteriaceae endosymbiont of Plateumaris pusilla DNA:
- the ung gene encoding uracil-DNA glycosylase — protein sequence MKKDINWNYFLNKEKQKLYFINLINKINADILSGITIYPDKKNIFYVFKVTNFKNLKVVILGQDPYYEKNQANGLAFSVMPNIKIPASLKNIYKALKFDIPNFKIPNHGYLLDWAKQGIMLLNTVLTVKEGLANSHSNIGWEKFTNNIIKIISNNYKNIVFLLWGKNAKKKIDFINKKKHYILTTSHPSPFSVNKGFLFCKHFSKTNKYLIYHKYDPINWNLNFI from the coding sequence ATGAAAAAAGATATTAATTGGAACTATTTTTTAAATAAAGAAAAACAAAAATTATATTTTATAAATTTAATAAATAAAATTAATGCTGATATTCTTTCTGGTATAACTATTTATCCAGATAAAAAAAATATATTTTATGTTTTTAAAGTTACTAATTTTAAAAATTTAAAAGTAGTAATATTAGGTCAAGATCCTTATTATGAAAAAAATCAAGCTAATGGTTTAGCATTTTCTGTAATGCCTAATATTAAAATTCCTGCATCATTAAAAAATATTTATAAAGCATTAAAGTTTGATATTCCAAATTTTAAAATTCCAAATCACGGATATTTATTAGATTGGGCTAAACAAGGTATTATGTTATTAAATACAGTATTAACAGTTAAAGAAGGATTAGCTAATTCCCATAGTAATATTGGATGGGAGAAATTTACAAATAATATAATTAAGATTATTAGTAATAATTATAAAAATATAGTATTTTTACTATGGGGAAAAAATGCAAAAAAAAAAATTGATTTTATTAATAAAAAAAAACATTACATTTTAACTACATCACATCCTTCACCTTTTTCTGTAAATAAAGGTTTTTTATTTTGTAAACATTTTTCTAAAACAAATAAATATCTTATTTATCATAAATATGATCCTATAAATTGGAATTTAAATTTTATATAA
- the rpsF gene encoding 30S ribosomal protein S6, whose amino-acid sequence MKYYEIILIIHPDENDKIDNIIKYYKDIIHENKGIISRLENWGRRQLSYPINKLHKAHYILINITISNNYISILEKNFRLNESIIRYIVIKTKKEIKCISPILKLKDERYTEQKGNDIIKTI is encoded by the coding sequence ATGAAATATTATGAAATAATACTAATTATACATCCAGATGAAAACGATAAAATTGATAATATAATAAAATATTATAAAGATATTATTCATGAAAATAAAGGAATTATTTCTAGATTAGAAAATTGGGGAAGAAGACAATTATCATATCCTATTAATAAATTACATAAAGCACATTATATTTTAATAAATATAACTATTAGTAATAATTATATTTCTATTTTAGAAAAAAATTTTCGTCTTAATGAATCTATCATAAGATATATAGTAATTAAAACTAAAAAAGAAATTAAATGTATATCACCTATTTTGAAATTAAAAGATGAACGTTATACAGAACAAAAAGGTAACGATATTATAAAAACTATATGA
- the rpsR gene encoding 30S ribosomal protein S18 has translation MIRYFRRRKFCRFTSEGIKEIDYKDINLLKNFITESGKIVPSRITGTKARYQRQLTRAIKLARYLSLIPYTDHHK, from the coding sequence ATGATACGTTATTTTCGTCGTCGTAAATTTTGTCGTTTTACATCTGAAGGTATTAAAGAAATTGATTATAAAGATATTAATTTATTAAAAAATTTTATTACTGAAAGTGGTAAAATTGTTCCTAGTAGAATAACTGGTACTAAAGCTAGATATCAACGACAATTAACTAGAGCAATAAAATTGGCAAGATATTTATCACTAATACCTTATACTGATCATCATAAATAA
- the rplI gene encoding 50S ribosomal protein L9 — protein sequence MQVILLDQIIGLGKKSEIVNVKSGYARNFLIPKNKGIPATKENINLLKKQITKLKLELLNIFNKATSRSKNFIKIIDKIIIKSRSSKEGKLFGSIGRNNIFKEIKNMGYDILKKEIILPKGALKILGNHEVYFKFHEKIIIKKNIQIINF from the coding sequence ATGCAAGTAATTTTATTAGATCAAATTATAGGATTAGGAAAAAAATCTGAAATTGTTAATGTTAAATCTGGATATGCAAGAAATTTTTTGATACCAAAAAATAAAGGTATTCCAGCTACTAAAGAAAATATTAATTTATTAAAAAAACAAATTACTAAATTAAAATTAGAATTATTAAACATTTTTAATAAAGCAACATCAAGATCAAAAAATTTTATAAAAATAATAGATAAAATTATAATTAAATCTAGATCTAGTAAAGAGGGAAAATTATTTGGCTCTATTGGAAGAAATAATATTTTCAAAGAAATTAAAAATATGGGATATGATATTTTAAAAAAAGAAATAATTTTACCAAAAGGAGCATTAAAAATATTAGGTAATCATGAAGTATATTTTAAATTTCATGAAAAAATAATAATAAAAAAAAATATTCAAATTATTAATTTTTAA
- the dnaX gene encoding DNA polymerase III subunit gamma/tau — MNNYVLARKWRPQKFCDVIGQNHIVKAIQYSLSTKKIHPAWIFSGSRGVGKTTIARIFSMGLSCLKGITDNPCGLCENCKDIKHNSFLDLIELDSASKTKVEEIRDIIDNIQYKPIKGRYKIYIFDEFHMLSKHSFNALLKILEEPPNHVKFIFATTELQKIPITITSRCLQFHLKLITNKEISQKLKNILYIEKLNYDEKILHILSNAANGSMRDALSLTDQLISMGELTIQNCYLMLGLIEKKYLFILIISLKNKNINSSLEIIDQIASFNINWDNIIIEILFLLHELLKIKMINFINNIDHKYEFNNFHENNKKYLNIILKKFSLEEIKFMYKTFISGRKNLNFNPNYRIGFEVIILKLIFYFN, encoded by the coding sequence ATGAATAATTATGTATTAGCAAGAAAATGGCGTCCTCAAAAATTTTGTGATGTCATAGGACAAAATCATATAGTTAAAGCTATTCAATATAGTTTATCTACAAAAAAAATTCATCCTGCATGGATATTTTCTGGTAGTAGAGGTGTGGGAAAAACAACTATAGCTAGAATATTTTCTATGGGTTTAAGTTGCTTAAAGGGTATTACAGATAATCCATGTGGATTATGTGAAAATTGTAAAGATATTAAACATAATTCTTTCTTAGATTTAATAGAATTAGATTCTGCATCTAAAACAAAAGTAGAAGAAATTAGAGATATAATAGATAATATTCAATATAAACCTATAAAAGGTCGTTATAAAATATATATTTTTGATGAATTTCATATGTTATCAAAACATAGTTTTAATGCTTTATTAAAAATATTAGAAGAACCTCCTAATCATGTAAAATTTATATTTGCAACTACAGAATTACAAAAAATACCAATTACCATTACTTCACGATGTTTACAATTTCATCTTAAGTTAATAACAAATAAAGAAATATCTCAAAAATTAAAAAATATTTTATATATAGAAAAATTAAATTATGATGAAAAAATATTACACATATTATCAAATGCTGCTAATGGAAGTATGCGAGATGCTTTAAGTTTAACAGATCAATTAATTTCTATGGGAGAACTAACAATTCAAAATTGTTATTTAATGTTAGGATTAATTGAGAAAAAATATTTATTTATATTAATTATAAGTTTAAAAAATAAAAATATTAATTCTTCATTAGAAATTATTGATCAAATTGCATCTTTTAATATCAATTGGGATAATATTATTATAGAAATATTATTTTTATTGCATGAATTATTAAAAATTAAAATGATTAATTTTATAAATAATATTGATCATAAATATGAATTTAATAATTTTCATGAAAATAACAAAAAATATTTAAATATTATTTTAAAAAAATTTTCTTTAGAAGAAATAAAATTTATGTATAAAACATTTATTTCCGGTAGAAAAAATTTAAATTTTAATCCTAATTATAGAATTGGATTTGAAGTTATTATACTAAAATTAATATTTTATTTTAATTAA
- the htpG gene encoding molecular chaperone HtpG — translation MKVQETRNFESEVKQLLHLMINSLYSNKEIFLRELISNASDAADKLRFKALSNINLYENNNELKVQISIDKKEKLIIINDNGIGMTRDEVIENLGTIAKSGTKSFIESLNLSSKKLENNKQTNQFIGQFGVGFYSSFIVANKVSVKTRAAGISPDKGVFWESTGENNYTITDIYKKLRGTEVTLHIRDNNNEFLDVWRIKNIINKYSDHISLPIEIQTYNEKTKQYNWEQINKAQAIWLRNKSEISDSEYKEFYKQLTHDTNDPMTWSHNHVEGKQEYTSLLYIPSNVPWDVRNRDYKSGIKLYVQRVFIMDDAEQLLPKYLRFIKGLVDSNDLPLNISREILQDNNIIHNMKNMLTKKVLNMLTNLSKKEDLYNDLWQKFGLILKEGPAEDLNNKDKIINLLRFSSTYNNNSIQNISLESYINRMIKGQKKIYFLTADNYLSAKSSPHLEFFSNKNIEVLLLTDHIDEWMMSYITDFKGKPLQLISKKDDSLNDFIKKEDDIDNTKNIKKLDDFVKKIENLLGNKIKKVYCTNRLVNIPAIVTTDTNEMSTQMAKLFAAAGQQTPEIKYNFELNPNHILIKKAMNIKDEKYFSEFINLLLEEAILAEKGTLDNPNTFINRINYFLSNEKI, via the coding sequence ATGAAAGTACAGGAAACTCGTAATTTTGAATCTGAAGTTAAACAACTTTTACATTTAATGATAAATTCTCTTTATTCTAATAAAGAAATTTTTCTACGTGAATTAATATCAAATGCTTCTGATGCAGCAGATAAATTAAGATTTAAAGCGTTATCTAATATTAATTTATATGAAAATAATAATGAATTAAAAGTACAAATTTCTATAGATAAAAAAGAAAAATTAATTATTATTAATGATAATGGTATTGGTATGACTCGTGACGAAGTAATTGAAAATTTAGGTACAATTGCTAAGTCAGGAACAAAATCTTTTATAGAATCTTTAAATTTATCTTCTAAAAAATTAGAAAATAATAAACAAACTAATCAATTTATAGGACAATTTGGTGTTGGATTTTATTCTTCTTTTATAGTTGCAAATAAAGTTTCAGTAAAAACTAGAGCAGCAGGAATATCACCTGATAAAGGAGTTTTCTGGGAATCTACTGGAGAAAATAATTATACTATTACAGATATTTATAAAAAACTTCGAGGTACTGAAGTTACTTTACATATACGTGATAATAATAATGAATTTCTTGATGTATGGCGCATTAAAAATATTATTAATAAATATTCAGATCATATATCTTTACCAATAGAAATTCAAACATATAATGAAAAAACTAAGCAATATAATTGGGAACAAATTAATAAAGCTCAAGCAATATGGTTACGTAATAAATCAGAAATTAGTGATTCTGAGTATAAAGAATTTTATAAACAATTAACTCATGATACAAATGATCCTATGACATGGAGTCATAATCATGTTGAAGGAAAACAAGAATACACTAGTTTATTATATATTCCTTCTAATGTTCCATGGGATGTAAGAAACCGTGATTATAAAAGTGGAATTAAATTATATGTACAAAGAGTATTTATTATGGATGATGCTGAACAACTTTTACCTAAGTATTTAAGATTTATTAAAGGATTAGTAGATTCTAACGATTTACCTTTAAATATTTCAAGAGAAATTTTACAAGATAATAATATTATTCACAATATGAAAAATATGTTAACTAAAAAAGTACTAAACATGTTAACTAATCTTTCTAAAAAAGAAGATTTATATAATGATTTATGGCAAAAATTTGGATTAATATTAAAAGAAGGCCCTGCAGAAGATTTAAATAATAAAGATAAAATTATTAATTTATTACGTTTTTCTTCAACTTATAATAATAATTCTATACAAAATATATCATTAGAATCATATATAAATAGAATGATTAAAGGACAAAAAAAAATATATTTTTTAACAGCAGATAATTATCTTTCGGCTAAAAGTAGTCCACATTTAGAATTTTTTTCTAACAAAAATATTGAAGTTCTTTTATTAACTGATCATATTGATGAATGGATGATGAGTTATATAACTGATTTTAAAGGAAAACCACTTCAATTAATTAGTAAAAAAGATGATTCATTAAATGATTTTATTAAAAAAGAAGATGATATAGATAATACTAAAAATATAAAAAAATTAGATGATTTTGTAAAAAAAATTGAAAATTTATTAGGTAATAAAATTAAAAAAGTATATTGTACAAATCGTTTAGTTAATATTCCTGCTATTGTTACCACAGATACTAATGAAATGAGTACACAAATGGCTAAATTATTTGCTGCAGCAGGACAACAAACTCCAGAAATAAAATATAATTTTGAATTAAATCCAAATCATATTTTAATTAAAAAAGCAATGAATATAAAAGATGAAAAATATTTTTCAGAATTTATTAATTTATTATTAGAAGAAGCTATTTTAGCAGAAAAAGGAACATTAGATAATCCTAATACATTTATAAATAGAATTAATTATTTTTTATCTAATGAAAAGATATAA
- the aroK gene encoding shikimate kinase AroK yields MAEKRNIFLIGPMGAGKSTIGRQLANKLNMEFFDSDEEIERRTGADINWVFDVEGEEGFRKREKKIINEITIKKGIILATGGGSIISKETRKYLSSRGIVVYLKTTIEKQLIRTQRDKKRPLLKNKDKPVIEILQNLAKERNHLYKEIADIIIKTDKQNAKIVANQLINLLEKN; encoded by the coding sequence ATGGCAGAAAAAAGAAATATATTCTTAATAGGTCCTATGGGAGCAGGTAAAAGTACAATTGGACGTCAATTAGCAAATAAATTAAATATGGAATTTTTTGATTCTGACGAAGAAATTGAACGTCGTACTGGTGCTGATATAAATTGGGTTTTTGATGTAGAAGGAGAAGAAGGATTTAGAAAACGTGAAAAAAAAATTATTAATGAAATTACAATAAAAAAAGGAATTATTTTAGCTACTGGAGGTGGATCTATAATTTCTAAAGAAACACGAAAATATTTATCATCTAGAGGAATAGTTGTTTATTTAAAAACTACTATAGAAAAACAATTAATTCGTACTCAAAGAGATAAAAAACGTCCTTTATTAAAAAATAAAGATAAACCAGTTATAGAAATTTTACAAAATTTAGCTAAAGAAAGAAATCATTTATATAAAGAAATAGCTGATATTATTATTAAAACAGATAAACAAAATGCTAAAATTGTTGCTAATCAACTTATTAATCTATTAGAAAAGAATTAA
- the aroB gene encoding 3-dehydroquinate synthase — protein sequence MNTILVKTKKHDYPIIIGFDLFNTSYLFSSFKYGDQAMIVTNQKIFTLYFQKLSDILKHIGIKLDYIILPDGEKYKTLITMNIIYSSLLKKFHSRDTTLIALGGGVIGDMTGFAASSYQRGVKLIQIPTTLLSQVDASIGGKTAVNHHLGKNMIGSFYQPTSVIINLNYLDTLSKREFSSGMAEVIKYSIICDNIFFNWLEENLDKLFNLDPKSINYCIYKCCKFKSKIICEDENEKNTRVLLNLGHTYGHAIESETNYNGKWLHGEAISVGIIMSCITSEKLNLFKNSDTIRIVNLLKRCNLPIRSPKFMNTKKYLKYMFLDKKVHNNKIHLIIPVKIGKVIINNNITENIISDSIIQSRNLMK from the coding sequence ATAAATACTATTTTAGTAAAAACAAAAAAACATGATTATCCTATAATTATAGGTTTTGATTTGTTTAATACATCATACTTATTTAGTAGTTTTAAATATGGTGATCAAGCAATGATAGTTACTAATCAAAAAATATTTACTCTTTATTTTCAAAAATTATCTGATATTTTAAAACATATTGGAATTAAATTAGATTATATTATTTTACCAGATGGTGAAAAATATAAGACATTAATAACCATGAACATTATTTATTCATCTTTATTAAAAAAATTTCATAGTAGAGATACTACATTAATTGCTTTAGGAGGTGGTGTAATTGGTGATATGACTGGTTTTGCAGCATCTAGTTATCAAAGAGGCGTAAAATTAATACAAATTCCTACTACTTTATTATCTCAAGTAGATGCTTCTATAGGTGGTAAAACTGCTGTTAATCATCATTTAGGTAAAAATATGATAGGTAGTTTTTATCAACCTACTTCTGTTATTATAAATTTAAATTATTTAGATACATTATCTAAAAGAGAATTTTCTTCAGGAATGGCAGAGGTTATTAAATATAGTATTATTTGTGATAATATTTTTTTTAATTGGTTAGAAGAAAATCTTGACAAATTATTTAATTTAGATCCAAAATCAATAAATTATTGTATTTATAAATGTTGTAAATTTAAATCAAAAATTATTTGTGAAGATGAAAATGAAAAAAATACAAGAGTTTTATTAAATTTAGGACATACTTATGGTCATGCAATTGAATCAGAAACAAATTATAATGGTAAATGGCTACATGGAGAAGCAATATCAGTTGGTATAATTATGTCATGTATAACATCAGAAAAATTGAATTTATTTAAAAATAGTGATACTATCAGAATAGTAAATTTATTAAAAAGATGTAATTTACCAATTCGAAGCCCTAAATTTATGAATACAAAAAAATATTTAAAATATATGTTTTTAGATAAAAAAGTTCATAATAATAAAATTCATTTAATTATTCCTGTAAAAATAGGTAAAGTTATTATAAATAATAATATTACTGAAAATATTATATCTGATTCAATTATACAATCAAGAAATTTAATGAAATAA
- the rpe gene encoding ribulose-phosphate 3-epimerase → MNKYLLAASILSANFSYLGKEINDVIIAGIDIIHFDIMDNHYVPNLTIGPIVLKSLRDYGIKNLIDVHLMVKPVDNLIISCAKAGADYITFHPECSDHIDRSISLIKKYGCKAGLAFNPSTSLHYLDYIMDKLDLILIMSVNPGFGGQKFIPNIFNKIIQARKIINQNKKNILLSIDGGININNINKVARSGADILVLGSTIFKNSLSYKKIIKQIKIELK, encoded by the coding sequence ATGAATAAATATTTACTTGCTGCATCCATTTTATCAGCTAATTTTTCTTATTTAGGAAAAGAAATTAATGATGTTATTATAGCTGGAATAGATATAATACATTTTGATATTATGGATAATCATTATGTTCCTAATTTAACTATAGGTCCAATAGTATTAAAATCATTAAGAGACTATGGAATTAAAAATCTTATTGATGTACATTTAATGGTAAAACCAGTAGATAATTTAATTATTTCTTGCGCTAAAGCTGGAGCAGATTATATTACTTTTCATCCAGAATGTTCAGATCATATTGATCGTAGTATTTCTTTAATAAAAAAATATGGATGTAAAGCAGGATTAGCTTTTAATCCATCTACTTCATTACATTATTTAGATTATATAATGGATAAACTAGATTTAATATTAATTATGTCAGTAAATCCAGGATTTGGAGGACAAAAATTTATTCCAAATATTTTTAATAAAATAATTCAAGCAAGAAAAATAATTAATCAAAATAAAAAGAATATATTATTATCAATTGATGGAGGAATAAATATAAATAATATAAATAAAGTAGCAAGATCTGGAGCTGATATATTAGTATTAGGTTCAACTATATTTAAAAATTCATTATCTTATAAAAAAATTATTAAACAAATTAAAATAGAATTGAAGTAA
- the trpS gene encoding tryptophan--tRNA ligase — protein sequence MLIKPIVFSAIQPTGNLTIGNYIGALKQWEIIQKKFFCIYCIADLHSLTIYQKPNILNKNILDTLAIFLACDINPNKNIIFIQSHVPQHTQLSWILNCFTYFGELKRMIQFKEKTLLSKNNNINIGLFNYPILMAADILLYQSEKIPVGKDQIQHIEIVRNIAKRFNSIYGKIFTIPEKIINSHGSSIMSLLNPLKKMSKSDSNSNNIISLFDNNDIITKKIQNAVTDSDIPPNIIYDKINKPGISNLLSIISNITNNSIQNLEVKFKGKTYNNFKKYVIEHLCIFLDKFRKKYSKFRKDKKLLNNIIINGSNQARKKADITLNKVYDIIGLYK from the coding sequence ATGTTAATTAAACCAATAGTATTTAGTGCTATTCAACCAACAGGTAATCTTACAATAGGTAATTATATAGGTGCATTAAAACAATGGGAAATAATTCAAAAAAAATTTTTTTGTATTTATTGTATTGCAGACCTTCATTCCTTAACCATATATCAAAAACCAAATATTTTAAATAAAAATATATTAGATACTTTGGCTATTTTTTTAGCATGTGATATTAATCCTAATAAAAATATTATTTTTATACAATCTCATGTTCCTCAACATACACAGTTAAGTTGGATATTAAATTGTTTTACTTATTTTGGTGAATTAAAAAGAATGATTCAATTTAAAGAAAAAACATTATTATCTAAAAATAACAATATTAATATTGGATTATTTAATTATCCCATATTAATGGCAGCTGATATTTTATTATATCAATCAGAAAAAATACCAGTAGGAAAAGATCAAATACAACATATTGAAATAGTTAGAAATATAGCTAAAAGATTTAATTCTATTTATGGAAAAATATTTACAATACCAGAAAAAATTATTAATTCTCATGGATCATCTATAATGTCTTTATTAAATCCTCTTAAAAAAATGTCTAAATCAGATTCTAATTCTAATAATATTATTAGTTTATTTGATAATAATGATATAATTACAAAAAAAATTCAAAATGCTGTTACTGATTCTGATATCCCTCCTAATATTATATATGATAAAATTAATAAGCCAGGTATTTCTAATTTACTTAGTATAATCTCTAATATTACTAATAATTCTATTCAAAATTTAGAAGTAAAATTTAAAGGAAAAACTTATAATAATTTTAAAAAATATGTTATAGAACATTTATGTATATTTTTAGATAAATTTAGAAAAAAATATTCTAAATTTAGAAAAGATAAAAAATTACTTAATAATATTATTATTAATGGATCTAATCAAGCTCGAAAAAAAGCAGATATTACTTTAAATAAAGTTTATGATATTATAGGATTGTATAAATAA
- the crp gene encoding cAMP-activated global transcriptional regulator CRP, whose protein sequence is MVVFKSKKDSTLEWFLTYCHINKYLAKTILINKGDIAKNLYYILKGSVVVLIKNNKGKEIILSYLNQGDFVGELGIFNHTHKRTAWVKLKTDCELAEISYKNFCNLIKINNDIVIKVFSQVAHRLQITSKKVSNLAFLDVSNRIVKTLLNLARSPDAITHPNGMQIKITRQEISKIVGCSRETVGRIFKILENQNLIYAHGKTVVIYGTR, encoded by the coding sequence ATGGTAGTTTTTAAATCAAAAAAAGATTCTACTTTAGAATGGTTTCTTACTTATTGCCATATAAATAAGTATTTAGCTAAAACTATTTTAATAAATAAAGGTGATATAGCAAAAAATTTATATTATATATTAAAAGGTAGTGTTGTAGTTTTAATTAAAAATAACAAAGGAAAAGAAATTATTCTTAGTTATTTAAATCAAGGAGATTTTGTAGGAGAATTAGGAATTTTTAATCATACTCATAAACGTACTGCATGGGTTAAGTTAAAAACAGATTGTGAACTAGCAGAAATATCTTATAAAAATTTTTGTAATTTAATTAAAATTAATAATGATATTGTTATAAAGGTTTTTTCTCAAGTAGCTCACAGATTACAAATTACATCTAAAAAAGTAAGTAATTTAGCTTTTTTAGATGTAAGCAATAGAATTGTAAAAACACTGTTAAACTTAGCTAGAAGTCCTGATGCGATTACTCATCCTAATGGTATGCAAATTAAAATTACTAGACAGGAAATTAGTAAAATAGTTGGTTGTTCAAGAGAAACAGTAGGACGTATATTTAAAATTCTTGAAAATCAAAATTTAATTTATGCACATGGAAAAACAGTTGTTATTTATGGTACTCGTTAA
- a CDS encoding methylenetetrahydrofolate reductase, which produces MKYFCIENKEYIDKFFNKSLNKFNISFEIFPPSNYEIKSNFWKIIKTLVILKPKFISITTHNNINNSYKNTYNFVKKIQKYVNVELAPHITCINMKNDELYNIATKYWKNGIKHIVALRGDKIKSNKNINSLMYASDLVYFLKQIANFNISVAAYPEVHPESQNTKEDLINLKRKIDAGATKAITQFFFNIENYLLFRDKCISQGINIEIIPGILPITNFIQLKKLIKITNIKIPNYINNMFKNLNEQDENICKLLGSFIAIEMIIGLKNEGVNHFHFYTLNKSEIIYAICLYLGIKPKKIILN; this is translated from the coding sequence ATGAAATATTTTTGTATAGAAAACAAAGAATATATAGATAAATTTTTTAATAAATCATTGAATAAATTTAATATATCATTTGAAATTTTTCCTCCTTCAAATTATGAAATAAAATCTAATTTTTGGAAAATAATTAAAACTTTAGTAATATTAAAACCAAAATTTATTTCTATAACAACACATAACAATATTAATAATTCTTATAAGAATACATATAATTTTGTAAAAAAAATTCAAAAATATGTCAATGTAGAATTAGCTCCTCATATAACATGTATAAATATGAAGAATGATGAATTATATAATATAGCAACAAAATATTGGAAAAATGGAATAAAACATATAGTCGCTTTAAGAGGTGATAAAATAAAATCTAATAAAAATATTAATTCTTTAATGTATGCTTCTGATTTAGTTTATTTTTTAAAACAAATAGCAAATTTTAATATTTCAGTAGCAGCATATCCTGAAGTACATCCAGAATCTCAAAATACGAAAGAAGATTTAATTAATTTAAAAAGAAAAATAGATGCAGGTGCTACTAAAGCTATTACACAATTTTTTTTTAATATAGAAAATTATCTATTATTTCGTGATAAATGTATATCTCAAGGAATAAATATAGAAATTATTCCAGGTATATTACCCATTACAAATTTTATACAGTTAAAAAAACTTATAAAAATAACAAATATTAAGATACCTAATTATATAAATAATATGTTTAAAAATTTAAATGAACAAGATGAAAATATATGTAAATTATTAGGAAGTTTTATTGCTATAGAAATGATAATAGGATTAAAAAATGAAGGAGTAAATCATTTTCATTTTTATACTTTAAATAAATCAGAAATAATTTATGCTATTTGTCTTTATTTAGGTATTAAACCTAAAAAAATTATTTTAAATTAA